A window from Melopsittacus undulatus isolate bMelUnd1 chromosome Z, bMelUnd1.mat.Z, whole genome shotgun sequence encodes these proteins:
- the PTAR1 gene encoding protein prenyltransferase alpha subunit repeat-containing protein 1 isoform X4 — protein sequence MAESPEEVAVLVQRVVKDIRNAFQRNPHMKELILSGTLNPLKDLHLGKLALTKFPKSPETWIHRRWVLQQLIQENSLPNLVTKGNLGAAPVERIHRLVQEEMNVCSEAAGRYPSNYNAWSHRIWVLQHLGKLTVKILLEELSSTKYWVSMHVSDHSGFHYRQFLLNSLIGRTVTDNNLLLQNPMVNVQNPSLLKEESAGAAAACAEEQSVDLPSHLEEELELCTELIDTYPGHETLWCHRRCVFYLQHHLRSRIPLLSAVVSSVGSNDETLNNSHYSPATSHMAQAMDVDGLNESSSKQVYTQETKRLKRAPVQDSFGSEMEYRFINEVLSTCRDVDQARFATAYRKWLVTFLGQ from the exons GAAAGAATTAATACTGTCTGGCACTTTAAATCCACTTAAAGATTTGCATCTTGGAAAACTGGCGTTAACCAAGTTTCCAAAGAGTCCAGAAACATGGATTCATAG ACGATGGGTGCTGCAACAACTCATTCAGGAGAACTCCTTGCCCAATCTTGTGACTAAAGGAAACTTGGGAGCAGCACCTGTGGAGAGAATTCACCGACTAGTGCAGGAGGAAATGAATGTCTGCTCTGAAGCTGCTGGGAGATACCCAAGCAACTACAATGCCTGGTCCCATCGCATCTGGGTTTTACAGCATTTGGGAAAGCTGACTGTCAAG attcTCCTTGAAGAACTTTCATCCACTAAGTATTGGGTATCCATGCATGTTTCAGACCATAGTGGATTTCATTACCGCCAGTTCTTACTCAATTCCTTGATAGGCAGAACTGTGACTGACAATAATTTACTGTTACAAAATCCAATGGTAAATGTGCAAAACCCTAGCCTTCTAAAAGAGGAGAGTGCaggggcagcagctgcctgtgcagaggagcagagcgTGGATCTCCCCAGCCATTTAGAGGAAGAGTTGGAGCTCTGCACTGAACTGATTGATACTTACCCAGGGCATGAAACCTTGTGGTGTCATAG AAGGTGTGTGTTCTACCTTCAACACCACCTAAGGAGCAGAATTCCTCTTCTGAGTGCAGTGGTATCATCTGTGGGCAGCAATGACGAAACATTGAATAATTCCCACTACAGTCCTGCAACAAGTCACATGGCACAAGCTATGGATGTTGATGGTTTGAATGAATCCAGCAGCAAACAAGTTTATACCCAAGAAACGAAACGCCTGAAACGTGCTCCTGTGCAGGACTCTTTTGGTTCAGAAATGGAATACCGGTTCATTAATGAAGTATTATCAACTTGCAGGGATGTGGATCAAGCCAGGTTTGCTACAGCTTATAGGAAATGGTTAGTTACTTTTTTAGGTCAGTGA
- the PTAR1 gene encoding protein prenyltransferase alpha subunit repeat-containing protein 1 isoform X1, with protein sequence MAESPEEVAVLVQRVVKDIRNAFQRNPHIDEIGLIPCPEARYNRSPIVLVENKLGVESWCVKFLLPYVHNKLLLYRQRKQWLNKDELIDVTCTLLLLNPDFTTAWNVRKELILSGTLNPLKDLHLGKLALTKFPKSPETWIHRRWVLQQLIQENSLPNLVTKGNLGAAPVERIHRLVQEEMNVCSEAAGRYPSNYNAWSHRIWVLQHLGKLTVKILLEELSSTKYWVSMHVSDHSGFHYRQFLLNSLIGRTVTDNNLLLQNPMVNVQNPSLLKEESAGAAAACAEEQSVDLPSHLEEELELCTELIDTYPGHETLWCHRRCVFYLQHHLRSRIPLLSAVVSSVGSNDETLNNSHYSPATSHMAQAMDVDGLNESSSKQVYTQETKRLKRAPVQDSFGSEMEYRFINEVLSTCRDVDQARFATAYRKWLVTFLGQ encoded by the exons agacgAAATTGGATTGATACCCTGTCCTGAAGCCAGGTATAACCGGAGCCCTATTGTCCTGGTAGAAAACAAGCTTGGTGTGGAGAGCTGGTGTGTCAAGTTTCTTTTGCCATATGTCCACAATAAACTTCTCCTCTacagacaaagaaaacaatggCTGAACAAAGATG AGCTGATAGATGTCACGTGTACCCTGTTGCTGTTGAACCCTGACTTCACCACTGCTTGGAATGTGAG GAAAGAATTAATACTGTCTGGCACTTTAAATCCACTTAAAGATTTGCATCTTGGAAAACTGGCGTTAACCAAGTTTCCAAAGAGTCCAGAAACATGGATTCATAG ACGATGGGTGCTGCAACAACTCATTCAGGAGAACTCCTTGCCCAATCTTGTGACTAAAGGAAACTTGGGAGCAGCACCTGTGGAGAGAATTCACCGACTAGTGCAGGAGGAAATGAATGTCTGCTCTGAAGCTGCTGGGAGATACCCAAGCAACTACAATGCCTGGTCCCATCGCATCTGGGTTTTACAGCATTTGGGAAAGCTGACTGTCAAG attcTCCTTGAAGAACTTTCATCCACTAAGTATTGGGTATCCATGCATGTTTCAGACCATAGTGGATTTCATTACCGCCAGTTCTTACTCAATTCCTTGATAGGCAGAACTGTGACTGACAATAATTTACTGTTACAAAATCCAATGGTAAATGTGCAAAACCCTAGCCTTCTAAAAGAGGAGAGTGCaggggcagcagctgcctgtgcagaggagcagagcgTGGATCTCCCCAGCCATTTAGAGGAAGAGTTGGAGCTCTGCACTGAACTGATTGATACTTACCCAGGGCATGAAACCTTGTGGTGTCATAG AAGGTGTGTGTTCTACCTTCAACACCACCTAAGGAGCAGAATTCCTCTTCTGAGTGCAGTGGTATCATCTGTGGGCAGCAATGACGAAACATTGAATAATTCCCACTACAGTCCTGCAACAAGTCACATGGCACAAGCTATGGATGTTGATGGTTTGAATGAATCCAGCAGCAAACAAGTTTATACCCAAGAAACGAAACGCCTGAAACGTGCTCCTGTGCAGGACTCTTTTGGTTCAGAAATGGAATACCGGTTCATTAATGAAGTATTATCAACTTGCAGGGATGTGGATCAAGCCAGGTTTGCTACAGCTTATAGGAAATGGTTAGTTACTTTTTTAGGTCAGTGA
- the PTAR1 gene encoding protein prenyltransferase alpha subunit repeat-containing protein 1 isoform X3, with translation MAESPEEVAVLVQRVVKDIRNAFQRNPHIDEIGLIPCPEARYNRSPIVLVENKLGVESWCVKFLLPYVHNKLLLYRQRKQWLNKDELIDVTCTLLLLNPDFTTAWNVRKELILSGTLNPLKDLHLGKLALTKFPKSPETWIHRRWVLQQLIQENSLPNLVTKGNLGAAPVERIHRLVQEEMNVCSEAAGRYPSNYNAWSHRIWVLQHLGKLTVKILLEELSSTKYWVSMHVSDHSGFHYRQFLLNSLIGRTVTDNNLLLQNPMVNVQNPSLLKEESAGAAAACAEEQSVDLPSHLEEELELCTELIDTYPGHETLWCHRRCVFYLQHHLRSSHMAQAMDVDGLNESSSKQVYTQETKRLKRAPVQDSFGSEMEYRFINEVLSTCRDVDQARFATAYRKWLVTFLGQ, from the exons agacgAAATTGGATTGATACCCTGTCCTGAAGCCAGGTATAACCGGAGCCCTATTGTCCTGGTAGAAAACAAGCTTGGTGTGGAGAGCTGGTGTGTCAAGTTTCTTTTGCCATATGTCCACAATAAACTTCTCCTCTacagacaaagaaaacaatggCTGAACAAAGATG AGCTGATAGATGTCACGTGTACCCTGTTGCTGTTGAACCCTGACTTCACCACTGCTTGGAATGTGAG GAAAGAATTAATACTGTCTGGCACTTTAAATCCACTTAAAGATTTGCATCTTGGAAAACTGGCGTTAACCAAGTTTCCAAAGAGTCCAGAAACATGGATTCATAG ACGATGGGTGCTGCAACAACTCATTCAGGAGAACTCCTTGCCCAATCTTGTGACTAAAGGAAACTTGGGAGCAGCACCTGTGGAGAGAATTCACCGACTAGTGCAGGAGGAAATGAATGTCTGCTCTGAAGCTGCTGGGAGATACCCAAGCAACTACAATGCCTGGTCCCATCGCATCTGGGTTTTACAGCATTTGGGAAAGCTGACTGTCAAG attcTCCTTGAAGAACTTTCATCCACTAAGTATTGGGTATCCATGCATGTTTCAGACCATAGTGGATTTCATTACCGCCAGTTCTTACTCAATTCCTTGATAGGCAGAACTGTGACTGACAATAATTTACTGTTACAAAATCCAATGGTAAATGTGCAAAACCCTAGCCTTCTAAAAGAGGAGAGTGCaggggcagcagctgcctgtgcagaggagcagagcgTGGATCTCCCCAGCCATTTAGAGGAAGAGTTGGAGCTCTGCACTGAACTGATTGATACTTACCCAGGGCATGAAACCTTGTGGTGTCATAG AAGGTGTGTGTTCTACCTTCAACACCACCTAAGGAGC AGTCACATGGCACAAGCTATGGATGTTGATGGTTTGAATGAATCCAGCAGCAAACAAGTTTATACCCAAGAAACGAAACGCCTGAAACGTGCTCCTGTGCAGGACTCTTTTGGTTCAGAAATGGAATACCGGTTCATTAATGAAGTATTATCAACTTGCAGGGATGTGGATCAAGCCAGGTTTGCTACAGCTTATAGGAAATGGTTAGTTACTTTTTTAGGTCAGTGA
- the PTAR1 gene encoding protein prenyltransferase alpha subunit repeat-containing protein 1 isoform X5, producing the protein MAESPEEVAVLVQRVVKDIRNAFQRNPHMKELILSGTLNPLKDLHLGKLALTKFPKSPETWIHRRWVLQQLIQENSLPNLVTKGNLGAAPVERIHRLVQEEMNVCSEAAGRYPSNYNAWSHRIWVLQHLGKLTVKILLEELSSTKYWVSMHVSDHSGFHYRQFLLNSLIGRTVTDNNLLLQNPMVNVQNPSLLKEESAGAAAACAEEQSVDLPSHLEEELELCTELIDTYPGHETLWCHRRCVFYLQHHLRSSHMAQAMDVDGLNESSSKQVYTQETKRLKRAPVQDSFGSEMEYRFINEVLSTCRDVDQARFATAYRKWLVTFLGQ; encoded by the exons GAAAGAATTAATACTGTCTGGCACTTTAAATCCACTTAAAGATTTGCATCTTGGAAAACTGGCGTTAACCAAGTTTCCAAAGAGTCCAGAAACATGGATTCATAG ACGATGGGTGCTGCAACAACTCATTCAGGAGAACTCCTTGCCCAATCTTGTGACTAAAGGAAACTTGGGAGCAGCACCTGTGGAGAGAATTCACCGACTAGTGCAGGAGGAAATGAATGTCTGCTCTGAAGCTGCTGGGAGATACCCAAGCAACTACAATGCCTGGTCCCATCGCATCTGGGTTTTACAGCATTTGGGAAAGCTGACTGTCAAG attcTCCTTGAAGAACTTTCATCCACTAAGTATTGGGTATCCATGCATGTTTCAGACCATAGTGGATTTCATTACCGCCAGTTCTTACTCAATTCCTTGATAGGCAGAACTGTGACTGACAATAATTTACTGTTACAAAATCCAATGGTAAATGTGCAAAACCCTAGCCTTCTAAAAGAGGAGAGTGCaggggcagcagctgcctgtgcagaggagcagagcgTGGATCTCCCCAGCCATTTAGAGGAAGAGTTGGAGCTCTGCACTGAACTGATTGATACTTACCCAGGGCATGAAACCTTGTGGTGTCATAG AAGGTGTGTGTTCTACCTTCAACACCACCTAAGGAGC AGTCACATGGCACAAGCTATGGATGTTGATGGTTTGAATGAATCCAGCAGCAAACAAGTTTATACCCAAGAAACGAAACGCCTGAAACGTGCTCCTGTGCAGGACTCTTTTGGTTCAGAAATGGAATACCGGTTCATTAATGAAGTATTATCAACTTGCAGGGATGTGGATCAAGCCAGGTTTGCTACAGCTTATAGGAAATGGTTAGTTACTTTTTTAGGTCAGTGA
- the PTAR1 gene encoding protein prenyltransferase alpha subunit repeat-containing protein 1 isoform X2, with protein MAESPEEVAVLVQRVVKDIRNAFQRNPHIDEIGLIPCPEARYNRSPIVLVENKLGVESWCVKFLLPYVHNKLLLYRQRKQWLNKDELIDVTCTLLLLNPDFTTAWNVRKELILSGTLNPLKDLHLGKLALTKFPKSPETWIHRRWVLQQLIQENSLPNLVTKGNLGAAPVERIHRLVQEEMNVCSEAAGRYPSNYNAWSHRIWVLQHLGKLTVKILLEELSSTKYWVSMHVSDHSGFHYRQFLLNSLIGRTVTDNNLLLQNPMVNVQNPSLLKEESAGAAAACAEEQSVDLPSHLEEELELCTELIDTYPGHETLWCHRRCVFYLQHHLSATSHMAQAMDVDGLNESSSKQVYTQETKRLKRAPVQDSFGSEMEYRFINEVLSTCRDVDQARFATAYRKWLVTFLGQ; from the exons agacgAAATTGGATTGATACCCTGTCCTGAAGCCAGGTATAACCGGAGCCCTATTGTCCTGGTAGAAAACAAGCTTGGTGTGGAGAGCTGGTGTGTCAAGTTTCTTTTGCCATATGTCCACAATAAACTTCTCCTCTacagacaaagaaaacaatggCTGAACAAAGATG AGCTGATAGATGTCACGTGTACCCTGTTGCTGTTGAACCCTGACTTCACCACTGCTTGGAATGTGAG GAAAGAATTAATACTGTCTGGCACTTTAAATCCACTTAAAGATTTGCATCTTGGAAAACTGGCGTTAACCAAGTTTCCAAAGAGTCCAGAAACATGGATTCATAG ACGATGGGTGCTGCAACAACTCATTCAGGAGAACTCCTTGCCCAATCTTGTGACTAAAGGAAACTTGGGAGCAGCACCTGTGGAGAGAATTCACCGACTAGTGCAGGAGGAAATGAATGTCTGCTCTGAAGCTGCTGGGAGATACCCAAGCAACTACAATGCCTGGTCCCATCGCATCTGGGTTTTACAGCATTTGGGAAAGCTGACTGTCAAG attcTCCTTGAAGAACTTTCATCCACTAAGTATTGGGTATCCATGCATGTTTCAGACCATAGTGGATTTCATTACCGCCAGTTCTTACTCAATTCCTTGATAGGCAGAACTGTGACTGACAATAATTTACTGTTACAAAATCCAATGGTAAATGTGCAAAACCCTAGCCTTCTAAAAGAGGAGAGTGCaggggcagcagctgcctgtgcagaggagcagagcgTGGATCTCCCCAGCCATTTAGAGGAAGAGTTGGAGCTCTGCACTGAACTGATTGATACTTACCCAGGGCATGAAACCTTGTGGTGTCATAG AAGGTGTGTGTTCTACCTTCAACACCACCTAAG TGCAACAAGTCACATGGCACAAGCTATGGATGTTGATGGTTTGAATGAATCCAGCAGCAAACAAGTTTATACCCAAGAAACGAAACGCCTGAAACGTGCTCCTGTGCAGGACTCTTTTGGTTCAGAAATGGAATACCGGTTCATTAATGAAGTATTATCAACTTGCAGGGATGTGGATCAAGCCAGGTTTGCTACAGCTTATAGGAAATGGTTAGTTACTTTTTTAGGTCAGTGA